In Indicator indicator isolate 239-I01 chromosome 20, UM_Iind_1.1, whole genome shotgun sequence, a genomic segment contains:
- the ACKR2 gene encoding atypical chemokine receptor 2: MGTGEEAPLPGTAWDGHLSHYRHETTTGGHLSNSTSKVATPMADTLLEGVNSSDYLYEYLDEEDYVLYGLCTKEEVLSFSRVFLPSFYTVVLLVGLAGNVLLFIVLIMYIQKKKKVMEVYLLNLVVSDFLLLLTLPFWALYISQRVTWGILCPVLNAMYTMNFYSGVFLVSCMSLDMYLETVHACSPGSSMTRRKSILVVLVVWILSMLLAIPDGLFTSTRQIQNKTIMCAHDYGQKHLFWRVVFRVIQNILGFLFPFLFMVFCYSRIACVLTGSRVPGSRRVLCLVFTLVCVFFVLWSPYNIVLILASLQDVGVIRSCESSRRLDYAMQITESLPFVHCCLNPLLYAFVKKPFRLYLWKIPQAICRRRAFFDIQPSETSQSCSRYAAEIEMLSITNV, translated from the exons ATGGGAACAGGAGAAGAAGCTCCT ctgCCTGGAACAGCCTGGGATGGGCATTTAAGCCATTACAGACATGAGACCACAACAG GTGGCCACTTGTCAAACTCAACTTCAAAGGTGGCAACACCAATGGCTGACACCTTGCTGGAAGGTGTCAATTCGAGTGACTACCTGTATGAGTACTTGGATGAGGAGGATTATGTGCTCTATGGCCTCTGCACAAAAGAAGAGGTACTCTCTTTTAGCAGAGTCTTCTTGCCATCTTTTTACACTGTGGTCCTCCTGGTTGGGTTGGCTGGGAATGTCCTTCTGTTTATTGTCCTCATTATGTAcatccagaagaaaaagaaggtgaTGGAGGTGTATCTGCTGAACTTGGTGGTTTCAGACTTCCTCTTGCTACTAACCCTTCCTTTTTGGGCTCTGTACATTTCTCAGAGGGTCACCTGGGGCATATTGTGCCCTGTCTTAAATGCCATGTACACCATGAATTTCTACAGTGGTGTCTTTCTTGTGAGCTGCATGAGTCTGGACATGTACCTGGAGACAGTCCATGCTTGCTCTCCTGGCAGCTCCATGACACGAAGGAAGTCCATCCTTGTCGTGTTGGTGGTATGGATTCTTTCCATGCTTCTTGCCATTCCTGATGGCCTCTTCACCAGCACAAGGCAAATCCAGAACAAAACCATCATGTGTGCCCACGATTATGGCCAGAAACACTTATTTTGGAGAGTTGTCTTTCGGGTCATCCAAAACATCTTGGGTTTcctttttccattcctcttcaTGGTGTTCTGCTACTCCCGCATCGCCTGTGTCCTCACTGGATCTCGGGTGCCTGGCTCAAGGAGAGTGCTCTGCTTAGTCTTTACTCTGGTGTGTGTCTTCTTTGTCCTGTGGTCCCCTTACAACATTGTTCTCATCCTTGCCTCCCTGCAAGATGTCGGTGTGATCAGGAGCTGCGAAAGCAGCAGGCGGCTGGACTATGCCATGCAGATCACAGAGAGTTTGCCCTTTGTCCACTGCTGTCTCAACCCCTTGCTCTATGCTTTTGTGAAAAAGCCTTTCAGGTTATACTTATGGAAGATCCCTCAGGCCATTTGCAGGAGAAGAGCTTTCTTTgacatccagccctctgagACAAGCCAGTCTTGCAGCAGATATGCAGCTGAGATAGAGATGCTGAGCATCACAAATGTTTAG
- the LOC128973800 gene encoding 5-beta-cholestane-3-alpha,7-alpha-diol 12-alpha-hydroxylase, with protein sequence MALWVILLCTFTASLLGGLYLLGTFRRRRPDEPPLDKGTIPWLGYALDFRRDSSGFLKGMQRKHGDIFTVLIGGYYFTFVLDPFCFGTIVKESRSKLDFKAFASKLVLQVFGYKSSAATYSIVHELSAKHLMGDGLTVMIQTTMENFQKLMFLPVSSGEEKRAWQEDSLFYYCYNIVFRAGYLALYGTEPHQGAADKEKADEQDRIHSNQLFHEFRKYDRLFPQLAYAVLSPKDKREAERLKRLFWSVLSVENCRQKDNISGWISDQVKLLVEDGVPEYMQDRFMFMLLWASQGNTGPTAFWLLLYLMKHPEAMKAVKDEIDKVSRESGQEVKPGSPPINITRDMLNHCPLLDSALEETLRLIAAPILIRAVLQDISLKMSSGTEYTLRKGDRVALFPHLSVQMNPEIHPEPHQFQYDRFVNPDGTKKEFYRNGKRLKYFSMPWGAGVSVCPGRFFATAEVKLFVFLMLSHYDLELVNREEEIPEIDTSRWGFGTMQPVRDVQFRYRPRF encoded by the coding sequence ATGGCTCTCTGGGTGATTCTCCTGTGTACCTTCACAGCATCACTTCTTGGTGGGCTCTACCTCCTGGGCACGTTTCGGAGACGGAGACCGGATGAACCACCTCTGGACAAAGGTACCATTCCCTGGCTGGGTTATGCCCTAGATTTCAGAAGAGACAGCTCTGGGTTTCTCAAAGGCATGCAGAGAAAACATGGGGACATTTTCACGGTGCTGATCGGAGGTTATTACTTCACCTTTGTGTTGGACCCCTTCTGCTTTGGGACCATTGTGAAGGAATCACGATCAAAACTGGACTTCAAGGCTTTTGCCAGTAAACTGGTGCTGCAAGTTTTTGGCTACAAGAGCAGTGCAGCCACCTATAGCATAGTTCATGAATTGAGTGCAAAGCATCTGATGGGAGATGGACTCACTGTCATGATACAAACCACCATGGAGAACTTCCAGAAGCTGATGTTTCTCCCTGTGAgctcaggagaggagaagcGAGCGTGGCAAGAGGATAGCCTCTTCTACTACTGCTACAACATCGTCTTCAGAGCTGGGTACCTGGCTCTGTATGGCACTGAGCCACACCAAGGGGCAGCTGACAAGGAGAAAGCTGATGAGCAAGATCgcatccactccaaccagcTGTTCCACGAGTTCCGGAAGTACGACCGCCTCTTCCCTCAGCTGGCCTATGCTGTGTTGTCTCCCAAGGACAAAAGAGAAGCTGAACGGCTGAAGAGGCTCTTCTGGAGCGTGCTGTCTGTGGAGAATTGCCGGCAGAAGGACAACATCAGTGGATGGATAAGTGATCAAGTCAAACTTCTCGTAGAGGATGGTGTCCCTGAGTATATGCAGGATCGTTTCATGTTCATGCTCCTCTGGGCGTCCCAGGGCAATACTGGCCCCACTGCCTTCTGGCTCCTCTTGTATCTAATGAAACACCCAGAAGCTATGAAGGCTGTGAAGGATGAGATAGATAAAGTCTCAAGGGAGAGTGGCCAGGAAGTGAAGCCAGGGAGCCCACCAATTAACATCACTAGAGACATGTTAAACCACTGTCCTCTTCTGGATAGTGCTTTGGAGGAGACCCTGAGGTTGATTGCAGCCCCAATCCTGATCAGAGCTGTCCTCCAGGACATCAGCCTTAAGATGAGCAGTGGGACAGAGTACACCCTCCGCAAAGGAGACAGGGTGGCTTTGTTCCCACATCTCTCTGTGCAGATGAACCCAGAGATCCACCCTGAGCCTCACCAGTTTCAGTATGACCGCTTCGTAAACCCGGACGGCACCAAGAAAGAGTTCTACAGAAACGGGAAGAGGCTGAAATACTTCAGCATGCCTTGGGGGGCAGGAGTATCCGTCTGCCCCGGGCGGTTCTTTGCCACCGCTGAAGTTAAACTGTTTGTGTTCTTGATGCTGAGTCACTATGACCTGGAGCTGGTCAATAGAGAGGAGGAGATCCCAGAGATAGACACCAGCCGCTGGGGGTTTGGGACAATGCAGCCTGTTCGTGACGTGCAGTTCAGATACCGGCCACGCTTCTGA